GACCTGCTTCCTGAAAGGCCAGGCTTTCGGATCGCTCGGCGAGCTGTTTTGTCGCATCCAGGATGTAATCGACGATCATTTTTTCGCCTGCGTAATTCAGCTTGTCGCTGTCGTCATCCGGCGTGTGATAATCCTCATGAAGGTCGGCCATAAAAAAGAGAACCGGTATATCCTTGGCGTAAAAAGAGGCATGATCGGAGGGGCCGGCGCCTTCGGGGCTCATCTTGACTGTAAAGGCGCGGCCCTGGGCCAGACGGTGCAGGATCTCTTCCATGCCCGCCGCAGTGCCTGTGCCGCCGATGGAAAAAGTCTTTTCCTCCTCGTTCATGCGGCCGACCATGTCGAGGTTGAGCATGTATTTGATCTGCGATAACGGCGCTGGCGGATGATCGACAAAATAACGGCTGCCGAGCGTGCCCATCTCTTCAGCGCTGAAAGCGACGAACAGGACGCTGCGACGCAGGGATTTGCGGTTCGCCGCCAGCGCTTCAGCCAGCTCCAGCATGCCGGCCACACCGGATGCGTTATCGTCCGCGCCATTATGCACAGCCACGGTATCCGGCCGCCGGGAATGGGAGCCCGGACCGCCCAGGCCGAGATGATCATAGTGCGCGCCGATGACTAAAAATTCGTTTTTCAGCAGAGGATCGTTTCCAGTCAGCTGCGCCACCACGTTGGCGGTCCTGGTTTGCTGTAAAATCACCTCGGCCGCGGCACGAAGCGTGTCGTCGAGCAAAAAGCTGTGCGGCGCTTTACTCCGGTACAATTCCTCCTCAAGCCCGGCGACAGTATGATCAGATCCGGCGAGCAGCTGATCCGCCAACGACCGTTTGATATGCAGCACCGGCAGGCCGGCGGTCGCGGGGCTGTCGTCATAGACCAGCGGCGGCAACGCATCGCGCTGGTCTGTCTTTTCACCAGAGACAAACAGCACGCCCACAGCGCCCCGGTCTTTGGCGACCGAAACCTTTTTGCGCAGCGGCGTATAGGGCTCGAAGCCGCTGTTGGATGCGCCGCCGTCCGGCGCCTCGCGCAGGATCATGACCCAGCGGCCACTGACATCGAGCGCATCGTAATCCCGCCACGTCAGCGAATCCGTCTCAATATGGAACCCATATCCCGCGAACGCCAACGGCGCGCGGGCGTGGACAGAGGCTGAAAAGGACAGAGGGATAAAAT
The nucleotide sequence above comes from bacterium. Encoded proteins:
- a CDS encoding M20/M25/M40 family metallo-hydrolase encodes the protein MKLVRAVGLMILCLVLSAQAKDPAEITVAELQGHVTYLASDAMKGRKPGTEEARQAAEYIKKELKKCKLRLLGDDGLQEFYVVTGVQPGIENQFSFRGIEGRLMEDFIPLSFSASVHARAPLAFAGYGFHIETDSLTWRDYDALDVSGRWVMILREAPDGGASNSGFEPYTPLRKKVSVAKDRGAVGVLFVSGEKTDQRDALPPLVYDDSPATAGLPVLHIKRSLADQLLAGSDHTVAGLEEELYRSKAPHSFLLDDTLRAAAEVILQQTRTANVVAQLTGNDPLLKNEFLVIGAHYDHLGLGGPGSHSRRPDTVAVHNGADDNASGVAGMLELAEALAANRKSLRRSVLFVAFSAEEMGTLGSRYFVDHPPAPLSQIKYMLNLDMVGRMNEEEKTFSIGGTGTAAGMEEILHRLAQGRAFTVKMSPEGAGPSDHASFYAKDIPVLFFMADLHEDYHTPDDDSDKLNYAGEKMIVDYILDATKQLAERSESLAFQEAGPKTMPRGRRFKISLGVMPDHSAADVKGLRVSVVDPNRPAGRGGMIKGDVIVAIDGKPVNDIYEYMHRLSELRSGDRISVEVIRDGQKKILIVDL